Below is a genomic region from Malassezia restricta chromosome VIII, complete sequence.
TTCCCTCGTATGTAATGGCGGTAGTTGCCTCCCACCCTTCTTTCTCGGCTGCTGGTCACGTGCTAGTAAAGGAGGGCCCTGCCATCCTTACCGCTTTCCCCCGGACATGACGGCGATGGACGGCGCGTTGGCCGCGACGGACCGCTGGTCCTTTGTCATGGGATGGTGCGTGGATGTGCGCTGACAGACAGGGTTTCGTACGTACATGGACGGCGCTAGGACGCTAACGCACAGCATTGCGTGCTGGGTAATTGTCTACACTCCGTGAGTGTGCGGTGCATGCTGAGTACTTACACTGCGCCTACTTGCAGGCTTTGCCTCTCTTCAGTCAAATGCAGGAAAACTATGTGCTGAAGTCAACGGAGGGCATTTCGATCTGGTTCATTCTCATTTGGTTGGGGGGTGATGCGTTCAACTTGGTGGGtggcctgcgccaggagGTGCTGCCGACGATGATTGGCCTGGCCGCGTACTACTGCTTCTGTGATATGGTGCTGATCTGGCAGTGGTGGTACTATGGCACGTACTACCGCGAGGGCCAGCCGATagcgacgcgcgacgcggAGCAAACGCCGTTCCTGCCGCACGCGTCACGCAGCACGACTCGGCGGTGGATGCCCACGTGGGACGACGTCATGGCCCTGCTTCCTTCGCATCATCTGACGCTGCTCAAGTACGCGCTGGCGCTGTCGTTCGTGCTCGTGACGGCCGTCGCCGCCTACGTGGCGGCCGACAGCCACCCACCGTCTTCCGACCCAGGGCCCGGTATGCGCTGggatgcgcagctgcttggATGGCTCAGTGCGCTGCTCTACCTATCATCGCGCATCCCGCAGATCTTGAAAAACCGCCACACCAAGTGTGCCGGACTGAGCTTGGCGCTCTTCATCTTTGCGGTCGGTGGCAATGTGACGTACGTGCTCTCGATCCTGCTCAAGGACACGTCCGTGCCCTACCTCGTCGAAAACATGAGCTGGATTGTCGGAAGCGTCGGCACCATCTTCTTGGACGGCATCGTGTTCTACCAGTTTGTCCGGTACGCGCCGGAGCGAGCTGCCCTCGAGGCGGCGTCATACCCATAGGCCACGTGACATGCATAGGTcgctcgccgcgcgcgacgcgcgtcgccccACAACGTGTGTGGATGGAGATGgatcgcgcgccgctggtgGGCTCGATGGGGGGCGAGCGtgtgtcgtcgtcgacggcgcactCGGATGATGAGCATTACGGATGCCCTTCggatgacgaggcgcctcgacgcTTGTCGAATGCAGTGACGTcgctgcgtgtggcgccagcggaggacgatgcgcccctgctgcacgacgatgcgcgtcgTACCGCGTCGGctgtgcacgagcgcatcattCGCGAAGAGAAAGCGCGGCAGAAGGACAAGACGCTCGAGATTCTCGaaggacgacgcgcaccgaTGCAGCGCAGTCGGACGTTGCCACACGGCCGCGGGCCGCGATGGCCGgccccgccgccgccgccgccaccgtACGATGCGGTCGCGGAAGTGCCGCGTCCTTcgacgtcgcgccgcgtgatcacggcgccggtgcctgACGGGCGCCCGGCGATGAcgcagcggccgccgcaCGGATCGCAAGTCCGAGTGTTTCTCCAGACCGTGCAGCGATATAggctcgtgccgctgaaCGAGCACACGCTCGCATGGCATGCGATGCAGTTCGTGCAGGCGCAAGGTGCGCTGCCTTCGCTGCCGGGCGCTCACGATACGTGGGCCATGTACGACGTGATACCGGATGTGGGCATGGAGCGGCCCGTGCGAGACTATGAGCGGTTAGAAGAGGTGGTGCAGGCGCGAGGAAGTCCTGGCTACTTTC
It encodes:
- a CDS encoding putative vacuolar membrane transporter for cationic amino acids; protein product: MTAMDGALAATDRWSFVMGWVSIACWVIVYTPQMQENYVLKSTEGISIWFILIWLGGDAFNLVGGLRQEVLPTMIGLAAYYCFCDMVLIWQWWYYGTYYREGQPIATRDAEQTPFLPHASRSTTRRWMPTWDDVMALLPSHHLTLLKYALALSFVLVTAVAAYVAADSHPPSSDPGPGMRWDAQLLGWLSALLYLSSRIPQILKNRHTKCAGLSLALFIFAVGGNVTYVLSILLKDTSVPYLVENMSWIVGSVGTIFLDGIVFYQFVRYAPERAALEAASYP
- a CDS encoding amyloid beta (A4) precursor protein-binding, family B, member 1 interacting protein; its protein translation is MEMDRAPLVGSMGGERVSSSTAHSDDEHYGCPSDDEAPRRLSNAVTSLRVAPAEDDAPLLHDDARRTASAVHERIIREEKARQKDKTLEILEGRRAPMQRSRTLPHGRGPRWPAPPPPPPPYDAVAEVPRPSTSRRVITAPVPDGRPAMTQRPPHGSQVRVFLQTVQRYRLVPLNEHTLAWHAMQFVQAQGALPSLPGAHDTWAMYDVIPDVGMERPVRDYERLEEVVQARGSPGYFLIKPSEWPELLRSDAIPTYSSVLGGYVQVQLDDRTWTRRWLELREHAVFLAKSETSRPEVCVCTLLDVDVYMVDRQRVPKGYGFALRTQTRPRTVLLATQSSEAAHHDWIKSLCRARSYVLCQERPDILASAHSLERAEQRAASDRRAKNIRKQAALQRSKSVGKQHAHGPLIQSDAFDVPFQKGSLLDTRPSTTAGR